Proteins encoded by one window of Xiphophorus couchianus chromosome 13, X_couchianus-1.0, whole genome shotgun sequence:
- the neu1 gene encoding sialidase-1, with amino-acid sequence METGSWTSAGFLLLSALLSGRLCAYSPAQLDPLVFEEQLLWVSGAQGQVNTYRIPLITFTPQGSLLAIAEGRKSSSGDIGAKFIAVRRSTDKGNTWSPTAFIVDDGSFTDGLNLGSVVVDEEAGSVILIYSICFHLYHCKPASTMMVESWDDGLSWSRPKNLSVQLGVKAFAPGPGFGIQKRLDPAKGRLVVCGHGTIEGDGVFCILSDDHGETWRNGAALKSIPYNQPKKSQDFNPDECQPVELMDGSIMINVRNQNNYHCHCRIVVRSLDGGLTLPVEELFFDTALIDPAVAAGALQKDGVLYFTNPSSDQKRVNLTLRWSLTNGKTWESKAVQIWPGPSGYSCLTSLNDDSVEDQKYIFVIYEKGHKDIIETISFVKIHLYGGR; translated from the exons ATGGAAACCGGAAGTTGGACTTCTGCTGGGTTCTTACTGCTCAGCGCGCTGCTCTCCGGACGTCTTTGTGCCTACAGCCCGGCTCAG CTTGACCCTCTGGTGTTTGAGGAGCAGCTGCTGTGGGTGAGCGGCGCCCAGGGTCAAGTGAACACCTACAGAATCCCGCTCATCACTTTTACTCCCCAAGGAAGCCTGCTGGCCATCGCCGAGGGCAGGAAGTCGTCGTCCGGTGACATAGGAGCAAAGTTTATCGCAGTGAGGCGATCCACTGACAAAG GAAACACCTGGTCTCCGACCGCCTTCATAGTGGACGATGGCAGCTTTACAGATGGCTTGAACCTGGGCTCCGTGGTTGTGGACGAAGAGGCCGGTTCGGTGATTCTGATCTACAGCATCTGCTTCCACCTGTACCACTGCAAGCCGGCTAGCACCATGATGGTGGAGAGCTGGGACGACGGCCTGAGCTGGAGCCGACCCAAAAACCTCTCGGTCCAGCTGGGAGTGAAGGCTTTCGCTCCTGGGCCGGGATTCGGCATCCAG AAGCGCCTTGATCCTGCAAAGGGGCGGTTGGTGGTGTGCGGCCATGGGACGATTGAGGGGGACGGAGTGTTTTGCATCCTGAGCGACGATCATGGAGAAACGTGGCGCAACGGAGCAGCCCTCAAGAGCATCCCTTACAACCAACCGAAGAAATCTCAGGACTTCAACCCTGATGAGTGCCAG CCGGTTGAGTTGATGGACGGCAGCATCATGATCAACGTCCGGAACCAGAACAACTACCACTGCCACTGCCGCATCGTGGTGCGCAGTTTGGACGGAGGCCTGACTCTCCCCGTAGAAGAGCTGTTCTTCGACACCGCGTTGATTGATCCCGCAGTCGCGGCTGGAGCTCTGCAGAAAGACGGAGTGCTCTACTTCACCAACCCGTCTAGCGACCAAAAGA GAGTAAACCTGACGCTACGATGGTCGCTAACGAACGGAAAAACCTGGGAGAGCAAAGCAGTCCAGATCTGGCCGGGGCCGAGCGGCTACTCCTGCCTTACATCTCTGAACGATGACTCTGTAGAAGACCAGAAATACATCTTCGTCATTTATGAGAAGGGCCACAAGGACATCATTGAGACCATCTCGTTTGTGAAGATCCACCTGTACGGCGGGCGGTAG